Proteins from a genomic interval of Hemicordylus capensis ecotype Gifberg chromosome 14, rHemCap1.1.pri, whole genome shotgun sequence:
- the LOC128337551 gene encoding uncharacterized protein LOC128337551 isoform X1, giving the protein MAAMDLLSDLQVQYTEKQKRIKRLSEIFMGSLGTLQWQIVYARKRIEVAEERLWRERAAGVPENPSPVPPPPPPTHQPQSLPTHTTSPLCSHLPIPVSPSLPLLLTEDTSRSARSHPIPDVSTDLSTIVVQPQETPSTTSEEEEVIISSVFFNDFPGQYTEHQETPSTTSASSVSAEAMAAMDLLSDLQVQYTEKQKRIKRLSEIFMGSLGTLSCCCSPATGIERHRNDIPMQIIRAGKAV; this is encoded by the exons ATGGCGGCAATGGACCTCTTGAGCGACCTCCAGGTCCAGTACACAGAGAAGC aaAAGAGGATCAAGCGTCTCTCGGAGATCTTCATGGGCTCCTTGGGGACCCTGCAGTGGCAGATCGTCTACGCCAGGAAGAGAATCGAAGTAGCTGAAGAGCGTCTGTGGAGGGAAAGAGCAGCAG gtgttcctgAGAACCCCAGCCctgtcccccctcctcctccccccacccaccaaccccaatccCTACCTACCCACACCACCTCCCCTCTATGCTCCCACCTCCCcatcccagtctccccctccctccctcttcttctaACGGAGGACACATCACGCTCAGCCCgctcccatcccatccctgacGTCTCCACCGACCTCTCTACCATAGTCGTCCAGCCCCAGGAGACCCCCTCCACCacatccgaggaggaggaggtcataaTCTCAAGTGTCTTCTTCAATGACTTCCCGGGCCAGTACACGGAGCACCAGGAGACACCCTCCACCACGTCAGCATCATCTGTCAGCGCAGAGGCGATGGCTGCGATGGACCTCCTGAGTGACCTCCAGGTCCAGTACACGGAAAAGC aaAAGAGGATCAAGCGTCTCTCAGAGATCTTCATGGGCTCCTTGGggaccctctcctgctgttgctcccccgcaactgggattgagaggcatcgaaATGATATACCCATGCAAATCATCCGCGCTGGGAAGGCAGTCTAA
- the LOC128337551 gene encoding uncharacterized protein LOC128337551 isoform X2, with the protein MAAMDLLSDLQVQYTEKRVPENPSPVPPPPPPTHQPQSLPTHTTSPLCSHLPIPVSPSLPLLLTEDTSRSARSHPIPDVSTDLSTIVVQPQETPSTTSEEEEVIISSVFFNDFPGQYTEHQETPSTTSASSVSAEAMAAMDLLSDLQVQYTEKQKRIKRLSEIFMGSLGTLSCCCSPATGIERHRNDIPMQIIRAGKAV; encoded by the exons ATGGCGGCAATGGACCTCTTGAGCGACCTCCAGGTCCAGTACACAGAGAAGC gtgttcctgAGAACCCCAGCCctgtcccccctcctcctccccccacccaccaaccccaatccCTACCTACCCACACCACCTCCCCTCTATGCTCCCACCTCCCcatcccagtctccccctccctccctcttcttctaACGGAGGACACATCACGCTCAGCCCgctcccatcccatccctgacGTCTCCACCGACCTCTCTACCATAGTCGTCCAGCCCCAGGAGACCCCCTCCACCacatccgaggaggaggaggtcataaTCTCAAGTGTCTTCTTCAATGACTTCCCGGGCCAGTACACGGAGCACCAGGAGACACCCTCCACCACGTCAGCATCATCTGTCAGCGCAGAGGCGATGGCTGCGATGGACCTCCTGAGTGACCTCCAGGTCCAGTACACGGAAAAGC aaAAGAGGATCAAGCGTCTCTCAGAGATCTTCATGGGCTCCTTGGggaccctctcctgctgttgctcccccgcaactgggattgagaggcatcgaaATGATATACCCATGCAAATCATCCGCGCTGGGAAGGCAGTCTAA